A part of Pelecanus crispus isolate bPelCri1 chromosome 22, bPelCri1.pri, whole genome shotgun sequence genomic DNA contains:
- the MRPS21 gene encoding small ribosomal subunit protein bS21m gives MANHLRFLGRTVMVQNGNVEAAYGALNRILSHDGLLEAVRRRRYYEKPCRQRQRLAYEACRRVYNAEMGRKISFLGRSSRQDPWLGC, from the exons atgGCGAACCATCTCCGCTTCCTGGGCCGCACCGTCATGGTCCAGAACGGCAACGTGGAGGCGGCCTACGGCGCTCTCAACAG GATCCTCTCGCATGACGGGCTGCTGGAggcggtgcggcggcggcggtaCTACGAGAAGCCGtgccggcagcggcagcgcctGGCCTACGAGGCGTGCCGGCGGGTCTACAACGCCGAGATGGGGCGGAAAATCAGCTTCCTGGGGCGGAGCAGCCGGCAGGACCCCTGGCTGGGCTGCTag
- the PRPF3 gene encoding U4/U6 small nuclear ribonucleoprotein Prp3 has product MSLSKRELDELKPWIEKTVKRVLGFSEPTVVTAALNCVGKGMDKKKAADHLKPFLDDSTLRFVDKLFEAVEEGRSSRHSKSNSDRNRKRELKDVFGDDSEVSKESSGVKKRRIPRFEEVEDEPEVIPGPPSESPGMLTKLQIKQMMEAATRQIEERKKQLSFISPPTPQPKISSSSQSERLPIGNTIQPSQAATFMNDAIEKARKAAELQARIQAQLALKPGLIGNANMVGLANLHAMGIAPPKVELKDQTKPTPLILDEQGRTVDATGKEIELTHRMPTLKANIRAVKREQFKQQLKEKPSEDMESNTYFDPRVSITPAQRQKRTFKFHEKGKFEKIAQRLRTKAQLEKLQAEISQAARKTGIHTSTKLALITPKKELKEGEIPEIEWWDSYIIPNGLDLKGGTSSKRDEYFGITNLVEHPAQLNPPVDSDTPVTLGVYLTKKEQKKLRRQTRREAQKELQEKVRLGLMPPPEPKVRISNLMRVLGTEAVQDPTKVEAHVRAQMAKRQKAHEEANAARKLTAEQRKAKKVKKLKEDVSQGVHIAVYRVRNLSNPAKKFKIEANAGQLYLTGVVVLHKDVNVVVVEGGPKAQKKFKRLMLHRIKWDEQTSNTKGEDDDESDEESVKKTNKCSLVWEGTAKDRSFGEMKFKQCPTENMAREHFKKHGAEHYWDLALSESVLESTD; this is encoded by the exons ATGTCGCTCTCCAAAAGGGAATTGGATGAGCTGAAACCATGGATCGAGAAGACAGTGAAGCGAGTCCTGGGGTTCTCGGAGCCCACCGTGGTCACTGCAGCGCTGAACTGCGTCGGGAAGGGCAtggacaaaaagaaagcagccg atCACCTCAAGCCCTTTCTTGACGATTCCACCCTGCGATTTGTTGACAAGCTCTTTGAAGCAGTGGAGGAAGGCCGAAGCTCCAGGCACTCCAAATCCAACAGTGACCGGAACCGGAAGCGAGAGCTGAAG GATGTGTTTGGTGATGACTCTGAGGTATCCAAGGAATCTTCCGGTGTCAAGAAGCGGCGCATACCGCGATTCGAGGAGGTTGAGGATGAGCCTGAGGTCATTCCAGGCCCGCCGTCAGAGAGCCCTGGGATGCTGACCAAGCTACAG ATCAAACAGATGATGGAGGCAGCCACCCGGCAGattgaagagaggaaaaagcagctgagtTTCATCAGTCCTCCAACACCACAG CcaaaaatttcttcttcatcCCAATCGGAACGTCTCCCCATCGGCAACACGATCCAGCCCTCCCAGGCAGCGACGTTCATGAACGATGCCATTGAGAAGGCCAGGAAAGCTGCGGAGCTGCAGGCCCGAATCCAGGCTCAGCTGGCCTTGAAACCAGGGCTCATTGGCAATGCCAACATGGTGGGGCTGGCCAACCTGCACGCGATGGGGATTGCGCCGCC GAAAGTGGAGCTGAAGGATCAGACAAAGCCTACGCCTCTGATCTTGGATGAGCAAGGCCGAACTGTTGATGCGACTGGTAAAGAGATTGAGTTGACTCACCGCATGCCAACCCTAAAAGCAAACATCAGAGCTGTGAAGAGAGAGCAGTTCAAACAACAGCTTAAAGAAAAGCCCTCGGAAGATATGGAGTCGAACACTTACTTTGACCCCCGGGTCTCCATAACCCCAGCCCAGCGTCAGAAACGCACCTTTAAGTTCCATGAGAAAGGCAAATTTGAGAAAATTGCCCAGAGGTTGCGAACTAAG GCTCAACTAGAAAAACTGCAGGCGGAGATCTCTCAGGCTGCCAGGAAGACGGGGATACACACTTCCACCAAGTTGGCTCTTATTACCCCGAAGAAGGAGCTGAAAGAGGGGGAGATCCCGGAGATAGAGTGGTGGGACTCCTACATCATCCCTAATGGCCTTGACTT AAAAGGTGGAACATCCTCAAAGAGAGACGAGTACTTCGGGATCACAAACCTCGTGGAGCACCCAGCACAGCTCAACCCGCCAG TGGACAGTGACACACCAGTGACCCTGGGTGTTTATTTAActaagaaagagcaaaagaaattaCGGCGACAGACTCGGAGAGAAGCCcagaaggagctgcaggagaaagTCAGGCTGGGCCTGATGCCACCGCCAGAGCCTAAAG TAAGAATTTCAAACTTGATGCGAGTACTGGGCACGGAAGCTGTTCAGGACCCGACAAAAGTCGAAGCTCACGTTAGAGCGCAGATGGCGAAGAGACAGAA AGCTCATGAAGAAGCAAATGCTGCGAGAAAGCTCACAGCAGAACAGCGAAAAGCAAAGAAGgttaaaaagctgaaagaagacGTTTCGCAGGGAGTTCACATAGCTGTGTACAG GGTCAGAAACTTGAGCAATCcagcaaaaaaattcaaaattgaGGCGAACGCTGGCCAGCTGTACTTAACAGGCGTGGTGGTCTTGCACAAAGATGTCAACGTGGTCGTGGTAGAAGGAG GCCcgaaagcacagaagaaattcaAACGTCTTATGCTTCATCGAATAAAATGGGACGAGCAAACATCGAACACAAAGGGAGAGG atgatGATGAGTCCGATGAGGAGTCcgttaagaaaacaaacaaatgctcTCTGGTTTGGGAG